One part of the Pieris napi chromosome 4, ilPieNapi1.2, whole genome shotgun sequence genome encodes these proteins:
- the LOC125048561 gene encoding uncharacterized protein LOC125048561 isoform X1, which produces MSLEGDGIQDEYAVTALQIFEYCGADSSSSLRVDALMDKFAPFVKTNKSEYSYLKSLLDPDQNNPEITVPKLAESLNKYSESQKVKVDLEESFNLRNGQAPHDSDSGISTDGFQLIEELQCELREKSHLAHQLRSQLDFTDRQHEEAVSALTAERDSLRSHLNMLREENMILTHVRRDYEDVCERLCNSERALDDVKRQLECSKKKIRVMTQQVSTLESEKLTLSELLAKSKEECHRINDRYASRQSALLEQNERLRSEHADLSVRLQDHDEVMQTVLKEKILLEMELKEMLNKTNQTQLRMDRSIDISYTEDQMLTALDSLNADSRFCSDKRIIDESFTFKDEGRPTNMSLFDEIRLSFCNMSRHNITDISTNNKDLDNSNSDNATQTDSTDNEKDSVIDTEYINVEVQTDINKSMRTSDGETQTNIEHNDFKNAEIQTLKGYMSTSNGETQNNRKQCEFKNVETQTVQVSNQTSDGETQTNLEQNYFKNTEIKTIHVSYQSSDVETQTVIDQSETKNAEVQINSANKLVNSEVQTNDTRILTTDVETKSIQVSNQSSDVETQTILDQNETKNAEVQTNDTRTLTSNVETQTEMKPRNTQNKAKIRNFKNLIKSRRTKNVEIQTDINTNNNVNKCLECDKFDQYTIQLEKDYTNSHNMLSDVKNEIEKYENNLNVLKNIVDEGNDRNSYLKSVVDGLRVNLSVLEAACSKQNEEIEKLSCSVSSIEVQTEFEQVSTYSQTDLPCSSCVKRNGSHRLRKYLWDPLKCLFQAFAVICFVFALSALYGVSRRWQSPCTPLAPWSWLQPHDLMDLFFRIEYIADVPM; this is translated from the exons TCCAGATCAAAACAATCCAGAAATTACAGTACCAAAATTGGCTGAAAGTTTGAATAAGTACAGTGAAAGCCAAAAAGTTAAGGTGGATCTAGAAGAAAG CTTTAATTTGAGAAATGGACAGGCTCCACATGATTCAGACTCTGGAATTTCAACTGATG gTTTTCAACTTATAGAGGAGTTACAATGTGAGCTCAGAGAAAAATCCCACTTGGCACATCAGCTGCGCAGCCAACTAGATTTCACGGACAGGCAGCATGAAGAAGCGGTCTCCGCGCTCACTGCCGAGCGGGATTCCCTACGATCGCATCTTAATAT GCTTCGCGAGGAGAATATGATATTAACGCACGTCAGACGCGACTATGAAGATGTATGTGAGCGATTATGTAATAGTGAACGGGCATTGGATGATGTGAAAAGGCAGCTTGAGTGTAGCAAGAAGAAGATACGAGTGATGACCCAACAAGTTTCTACACTTGAGTCAGAG AAACTGACACTGAGCGAGCTTCTCGCGAAATCAAAGGAGGAATGTCACCGTATAAATGATAGATACGCGAGTAGACAAAGCGCGTTATTGGAGCAAAATGAGCGCCTGCGCAGCGAACATGCTGACCTGAGCGTAAGGTTGCAAGACCATGATGAGGTTATGCAGACTGTCTTAAAAGAAAag ATTCTATTGGAGATGGAGTTGAAGGagatgttaaataaaacaaatcagACACAGTTGAGGATGGACCGCTCCATCGACATCAGCTACACCGAGGATCAGATGTTGACGGCACTGGATAGTCTTAATGCTGACAGCAGGTTTTGTTCCG atAAACGGATTATAGATGAGTCTTTTACGTTCAAAGACGAAGGCCGACCAACTAACATGTCTCTCTTCGACGAAATTAGACTTAGCTTTTGTAACATGTCCCGCCATAATATTACTGATATTAGTACGAATAACAAAGATCTTGATAATTCTAACTCTGACAACGCTACACAGACGGACAGTACAGATAACGAAAAAGATAGTGTTATTGATACGGAATATATTAATGTTGAAGTACAAACTGATATTAATAAGTCTATGCGAACAAGTGATGGTGAAACACAAACCAATATAGAACATAATGACTTCAAAAATGCTGAAATACAAACTTTAAAAGGGTACATGTCAACAAGTAATGGTGAAACacaaaacaatagaaaacaatgcgaatttaaaaatgttgaaaCACAAACAGTTCAAGTGTCTAATCAAACAAGTGATGGTGAAACACAAACCAATTtagaacaaaattattttaaaaatactgaaataaaaacaatacatgTGTCTTACCAATCAAGTGATGTCGAAACTCAAACAGTTATAGACCAAAGTGAAACTAAAAATGCCGAAGTACAAATCAATTCCGCAAATAAGTTAGTTAATTCTGAAGTACAAACAAACGACACTAGAATTCTTACCACCGATGTTGAAACAAAATCAATTCAAGTGTCTAACCAATCAAGTGATGTCGAAACCCAAACAATTCTAGACCaaaatgaaactaaaaatGCCGAAGTACAAACAAACGACACTAGAACTCTTACCAGCAATGTTGAAACACAAACTGAAATGAAACCACGAAATACACAAAACAAAGcaaaaattagaaattttaaaaatctcatCAAATCAAGGCGAACAAAGAACGTAGAGATACAAACCGATATAAACACGAATAATAATGTCAACAAGTGTTTAGAATGCGATAAATTCGATCAATATACAATTCAATTAGAAAAAGACTATACAAATTCCCATAACATGCTATCAGATGTGAAAAATGAAATCgagaaatatgaaaataatttaaatgtccttaaaaacattgttgATGAGGGAAATGATAGGAATAGCTATTTGAAATCTGTCGTGGACGGGTTGAGAGTTAATTTGAGCGTTTTAGAGGCGGCATGTTCTAAACAAAATGAAGAAATAGAGAAACTATCTTGTTCTGTCTCTTCGATTGAAGTGCAAACTGAATTTG aaCAAGTGTCAACGTATTCGCAAACAGATTTGCCCTGTTCCTCTTGCGTTAAACGGAACGGATCTCATCGCTTGAGGAAGTATCTCTG GGACCCATTGAAGTGTCTCTTCCAAGCGTTCGCTGTCATCTGCTTTGTTTTCGCTCTCTCCGCGTTGTATGGCGTCAGTCGGCGTTGGCAATCTCCGTGCACACCTCTGGCGCCTTGGAGCTGGCTGCAGCCTCACGATTTGATGGATCTGTTCTTCCGTATCGAGTATATAGCTGATGTACCTATGTAG
- the LOC125048561 gene encoding uncharacterized protein LOC125048561 isoform X3, whose translation MAKVTSVLVFNYVLRNAVSYYIYLMDLFIYYGFQLIEELQCELREKSHLAHQLRSQLDFTDRQHEEAVSALTAERDSLRSHLNMLREENMILTHVRRDYEDVCERLCNSERALDDVKRQLECSKKKIRVMTQQVSTLESEKLTLSELLAKSKEECHRINDRYASRQSALLEQNERLRSEHADLSVRLQDHDEVMQTVLKEKILLEMELKEMLNKTNQTQLRMDRSIDISYTEDQMLTALDSLNADSRFCSDKRIIDESFTFKDEGRPTNMSLFDEIRLSFCNMSRHNITDISTNNKDLDNSNSDNATQTDSTDNEKDSVIDTEYINVEVQTDINKSMRTSDGETQTNIEHNDFKNAEIQTLKGYMSTSNGETQNNRKQCEFKNVETQTVQVSNQTSDGETQTNLEQNYFKNTEIKTIHVSYQSSDVETQTVIDQSETKNAEVQINSANKLVNSEVQTNDTRILTTDVETKSIQVSNQSSDVETQTILDQNETKNAEVQTNDTRTLTSNVETQTEMKPRNTQNKAKIRNFKNLIKSRRTKNVEIQTDINTNNNVNKCLECDKFDQYTIQLEKDYTNSHNMLSDVKNEIEKYENNLNVLKNIVDEGNDRNSYLKSVVDGLRVNLSVLEAACSKQNEEIEKLSCSVSSIEVQTEFEQVSTYSQTDLPCSSCVKRNGSHRLRKYLWDPLKCLFQAFAVICFVFALSALYGVSRRWQSPCTPLAPWSWLQPHDLMDLFFRIEYIADVPM comes from the exons ATGGCGAAAGTTACAAGTGTTTTAGTGTTTAACTATGTTTTGAGGAATGCtgttagttattatatttatttgatggatttgtttatttactatG gTTTTCAACTTATAGAGGAGTTACAATGTGAGCTCAGAGAAAAATCCCACTTGGCACATCAGCTGCGCAGCCAACTAGATTTCACGGACAGGCAGCATGAAGAAGCGGTCTCCGCGCTCACTGCCGAGCGGGATTCCCTACGATCGCATCTTAATAT GCTTCGCGAGGAGAATATGATATTAACGCACGTCAGACGCGACTATGAAGATGTATGTGAGCGATTATGTAATAGTGAACGGGCATTGGATGATGTGAAAAGGCAGCTTGAGTGTAGCAAGAAGAAGATACGAGTGATGACCCAACAAGTTTCTACACTTGAGTCAGAG AAACTGACACTGAGCGAGCTTCTCGCGAAATCAAAGGAGGAATGTCACCGTATAAATGATAGATACGCGAGTAGACAAAGCGCGTTATTGGAGCAAAATGAGCGCCTGCGCAGCGAACATGCTGACCTGAGCGTAAGGTTGCAAGACCATGATGAGGTTATGCAGACTGTCTTAAAAGAAAag ATTCTATTGGAGATGGAGTTGAAGGagatgttaaataaaacaaatcagACACAGTTGAGGATGGACCGCTCCATCGACATCAGCTACACCGAGGATCAGATGTTGACGGCACTGGATAGTCTTAATGCTGACAGCAGGTTTTGTTCCG atAAACGGATTATAGATGAGTCTTTTACGTTCAAAGACGAAGGCCGACCAACTAACATGTCTCTCTTCGACGAAATTAGACTTAGCTTTTGTAACATGTCCCGCCATAATATTACTGATATTAGTACGAATAACAAAGATCTTGATAATTCTAACTCTGACAACGCTACACAGACGGACAGTACAGATAACGAAAAAGATAGTGTTATTGATACGGAATATATTAATGTTGAAGTACAAACTGATATTAATAAGTCTATGCGAACAAGTGATGGTGAAACACAAACCAATATAGAACATAATGACTTCAAAAATGCTGAAATACAAACTTTAAAAGGGTACATGTCAACAAGTAATGGTGAAACacaaaacaatagaaaacaatgcgaatttaaaaatgttgaaaCACAAACAGTTCAAGTGTCTAATCAAACAAGTGATGGTGAAACACAAACCAATTtagaacaaaattattttaaaaatactgaaataaaaacaatacatgTGTCTTACCAATCAAGTGATGTCGAAACTCAAACAGTTATAGACCAAAGTGAAACTAAAAATGCCGAAGTACAAATCAATTCCGCAAATAAGTTAGTTAATTCTGAAGTACAAACAAACGACACTAGAATTCTTACCACCGATGTTGAAACAAAATCAATTCAAGTGTCTAACCAATCAAGTGATGTCGAAACCCAAACAATTCTAGACCaaaatgaaactaaaaatGCCGAAGTACAAACAAACGACACTAGAACTCTTACCAGCAATGTTGAAACACAAACTGAAATGAAACCACGAAATACACAAAACAAAGcaaaaattagaaattttaaaaatctcatCAAATCAAGGCGAACAAAGAACGTAGAGATACAAACCGATATAAACACGAATAATAATGTCAACAAGTGTTTAGAATGCGATAAATTCGATCAATATACAATTCAATTAGAAAAAGACTATACAAATTCCCATAACATGCTATCAGATGTGAAAAATGAAATCgagaaatatgaaaataatttaaatgtccttaaaaacattgttgATGAGGGAAATGATAGGAATAGCTATTTGAAATCTGTCGTGGACGGGTTGAGAGTTAATTTGAGCGTTTTAGAGGCGGCATGTTCTAAACAAAATGAAGAAATAGAGAAACTATCTTGTTCTGTCTCTTCGATTGAAGTGCAAACTGAATTTG aaCAAGTGTCAACGTATTCGCAAACAGATTTGCCCTGTTCCTCTTGCGTTAAACGGAACGGATCTCATCGCTTGAGGAAGTATCTCTG GGACCCATTGAAGTGTCTCTTCCAAGCGTTCGCTGTCATCTGCTTTGTTTTCGCTCTCTCCGCGTTGTATGGCGTCAGTCGGCGTTGGCAATCTCCGTGCACACCTCTGGCGCCTTGGAGCTGGCTGCAGCCTCACGATTTGATGGATCTGTTCTTCCGTATCGAGTATATAGCTGATGTACCTATGTAG
- the LOC125048561 gene encoding uncharacterized protein LOC125048561 isoform X2, which yields MSLEGDGIQDEYAVTALQIFEYCGADSSSSLRVDALMDKFAPFVKTNKSEYSYLKSLLDPDQNNPEITVPKLAESLNKYSESQKVKVDLEESFNLRNGQAPHDSDSGISTDGFQLIEELQCELREKSHLAHQLRSQLDFTDRQHEEAVSALTAERDSLRSHLNMLREENMILTHVRRDYEDVCERLCNSERALDDVKRQLECSKKKIRVMTQQVSTLESEKLTLSELLAKSKEECHRINDRYASRQSALLEQNERLRSEHADLSVRLQDHDEVMQTVLKEKILLEMELKEMLNKTNQTQLRMDRSIDISYTEDQMLTALDSLNADSRFCSDKRIIDESFTFKDEGRPTNMSLFDEIRLSFCNMSRHNITDISTNNKDLDNSNSDNATQTDSTDNEKDSVIDTEYINVEVQTDINKSMRTSDGETQTNIEHNDFKNAEIQTLKGYMSTSNGETQNNRKQCEFKNVETQTVQVSNQTSDGETQTNLEQNYFKNTEIKTIHVSYQSSDVETQTVIDQSETKNAEVQINSANKLVNSEVQTNDTRILTTDVETKSIQVSNQSSDVETQTILDQNETKNAEVQTNDTRTLTSNVETQTEMKPRNTQNKAKIRNFKNLIKSRRTKNVEIQTDINTNNNVNKCLECDKFDQYTIQLEKDYTNSHNMLSDVKNEIEKYENNLNVLKNIVDEGNDRNSYLKSVVDGLRVNLSVLEAACSKQNEEIEKLSCSVSSIEVQTEFEQVSTYSQTDLPCSSCVKRNGSHRLRKYLCLFPGTH from the exons TCCAGATCAAAACAATCCAGAAATTACAGTACCAAAATTGGCTGAAAGTTTGAATAAGTACAGTGAAAGCCAAAAAGTTAAGGTGGATCTAGAAGAAAG CTTTAATTTGAGAAATGGACAGGCTCCACATGATTCAGACTCTGGAATTTCAACTGATG gTTTTCAACTTATAGAGGAGTTACAATGTGAGCTCAGAGAAAAATCCCACTTGGCACATCAGCTGCGCAGCCAACTAGATTTCACGGACAGGCAGCATGAAGAAGCGGTCTCCGCGCTCACTGCCGAGCGGGATTCCCTACGATCGCATCTTAATAT GCTTCGCGAGGAGAATATGATATTAACGCACGTCAGACGCGACTATGAAGATGTATGTGAGCGATTATGTAATAGTGAACGGGCATTGGATGATGTGAAAAGGCAGCTTGAGTGTAGCAAGAAGAAGATACGAGTGATGACCCAACAAGTTTCTACACTTGAGTCAGAG AAACTGACACTGAGCGAGCTTCTCGCGAAATCAAAGGAGGAATGTCACCGTATAAATGATAGATACGCGAGTAGACAAAGCGCGTTATTGGAGCAAAATGAGCGCCTGCGCAGCGAACATGCTGACCTGAGCGTAAGGTTGCAAGACCATGATGAGGTTATGCAGACTGTCTTAAAAGAAAag ATTCTATTGGAGATGGAGTTGAAGGagatgttaaataaaacaaatcagACACAGTTGAGGATGGACCGCTCCATCGACATCAGCTACACCGAGGATCAGATGTTGACGGCACTGGATAGTCTTAATGCTGACAGCAGGTTTTGTTCCG atAAACGGATTATAGATGAGTCTTTTACGTTCAAAGACGAAGGCCGACCAACTAACATGTCTCTCTTCGACGAAATTAGACTTAGCTTTTGTAACATGTCCCGCCATAATATTACTGATATTAGTACGAATAACAAAGATCTTGATAATTCTAACTCTGACAACGCTACACAGACGGACAGTACAGATAACGAAAAAGATAGTGTTATTGATACGGAATATATTAATGTTGAAGTACAAACTGATATTAATAAGTCTATGCGAACAAGTGATGGTGAAACACAAACCAATATAGAACATAATGACTTCAAAAATGCTGAAATACAAACTTTAAAAGGGTACATGTCAACAAGTAATGGTGAAACacaaaacaatagaaaacaatgcgaatttaaaaatgttgaaaCACAAACAGTTCAAGTGTCTAATCAAACAAGTGATGGTGAAACACAAACCAATTtagaacaaaattattttaaaaatactgaaataaaaacaatacatgTGTCTTACCAATCAAGTGATGTCGAAACTCAAACAGTTATAGACCAAAGTGAAACTAAAAATGCCGAAGTACAAATCAATTCCGCAAATAAGTTAGTTAATTCTGAAGTACAAACAAACGACACTAGAATTCTTACCACCGATGTTGAAACAAAATCAATTCAAGTGTCTAACCAATCAAGTGATGTCGAAACCCAAACAATTCTAGACCaaaatgaaactaaaaatGCCGAAGTACAAACAAACGACACTAGAACTCTTACCAGCAATGTTGAAACACAAACTGAAATGAAACCACGAAATACACAAAACAAAGcaaaaattagaaattttaaaaatctcatCAAATCAAGGCGAACAAAGAACGTAGAGATACAAACCGATATAAACACGAATAATAATGTCAACAAGTGTTTAGAATGCGATAAATTCGATCAATATACAATTCAATTAGAAAAAGACTATACAAATTCCCATAACATGCTATCAGATGTGAAAAATGAAATCgagaaatatgaaaataatttaaatgtccttaaaaacattgttgATGAGGGAAATGATAGGAATAGCTATTTGAAATCTGTCGTGGACGGGTTGAGAGTTAATTTGAGCGTTTTAGAGGCGGCATGTTCTAAACAAAATGAAGAAATAGAGAAACTATCTTGTTCTGTCTCTTCGATTGAAGTGCAAACTGAATTTG aaCAAGTGTCAACGTATTCGCAAACAGATTTGCCCTGTTCCTCTTGCGTTAAACGGAACGGATCTCATCGCTTGAGGAAGTATCTCTG CCTATTTCCAGGGACCCATTGA
- the LOC125048562 gene encoding ATP-dependent DNA helicase PIF1-like, with translation MGGALLILSGDFRQTLPVIPKSTSADEINACLKISHLWPQVQILQLTKNMRVELSRDETTAQFAKILLQIGEGTYPTDQTTGLIELNSDFCNIATTEDELIDKIYPNIIQNYTNAEWLFQRAILATKNNIVDDINFNILKKIPGEEKIYKSIDTMVSIEESVNFPTEFLNSLQVPGMPLHCLRLKIGTPIILLRNLNSPKLCNGTRMIVKQLSNNIIEAELISGKTKGQTVFIPRIPRISSELPFQFKRLQFPIKLAFSFTINKAQGQTLKYCGINLKESCFSHGQLYVACSRVGNPKNLCIYTPDNKMKNVVYKQVL, from the exons ATGGGAGGAGCTCTACTCATACTCTCAGGAGATTTTCGACAAACACTTCCAGTTATTCCCAAGTCAACATCAGCAGACGAGATCAATGCTTGCTTGAAAATATCACATCTCTGGCCACAAGTACAAATACtgcaattaacaaaaaacatgagAGTTGAATTATCAAGAGATGAAACAACAGCACAATTTgctaaaatacttttacaaatCGGCGAAGGTACATATCCTACTGACCAAACGACCGGCCTCATTGAACTTAATAGTGATTTCTGTAATATAGCCACTACTGAAGACGAACTAATCGACAAAATTTATCCAAATATTATTCAGAACTATACTAATGCAGAGTGGTTATTTCAAAGAGCAATTTTGgccactaaaaataatattgttgacgatatcaattttaatattctaaagaaaatacctggtgaagagaaaatatataaatcgatCGACACGATGGTATCCATTGAAGAAAGTGTCAACTTCCCCACTGAATTTCTAAACTCTTTACAAGTACCAG GAATGCCATTACACTGCCTTCGTCTGAAAATTGGAACTCCAATCATACTACTCAGAAATCTCAACTCCCCAAAATTATGTAATGGAACTAGAATGATCGTAAAACAGCTATCGAATAATATCATTGAAGCTGAACTTATTTCTGGAAAGACCAAAGGACAGACAGTATTTATACCTAGAATACCTCGGATCTCTTCGGAATTgccatttcaatttaaaagactgcagtttccaataaaattagCCTTTAGTTTTACAATTAACAAAGCGCAAGgacaaactttaaaatattgtggCATTAACCTCAAAGAATCCTGCTTCTCTCACGGTCAGCTATATGTAGCTTGCTCAAGAGTAGGAAATCcgaaaaatttatgtatatatactccggacaataaaatgaaaaatgttgtttataaacaagtattgtaa